From one Dermacentor andersoni chromosome 1, qqDerAnde1_hic_scaffold, whole genome shotgun sequence genomic stretch:
- the LOC140215461 gene encoding tigger transposable element-derived protein 4-like encodes HSRTVDSHGKPWLTTKVEVLKEVEKGGAAKQDIARKYGIKPNTLSNYLKNKHTIINAFENDKFKTSRKRMRTGAYPELEKALLVWIREARSNKLPLSGDIVAMKARTLATMLGIDDFVSSDGLLTCFKDHHGLVFKSVCGEKASVNQETCATWKDGKLREYLGEYRPEDIFNADETALFYRLLPENTLTFKDDDCTGGKRSKERVSVLIAANMTGTERCRLLVIGKAAKPKCFKGIKTLPVDYESNKKAWMTAEIFKSWITKLDRKFASSNCKVLLLVDHCSAHDPTHILESM; translated from the coding sequence CATAGTCGCACAGTTGATAGCCATGGCAAACCGTGGCTGACAACGAAAGTCGAGGTTTTGAAGGAAGTTGAGAAGGGAGGTGCCGCTAAACAAGACATAGCGCGGAAGTACGGGATCAAGCCGAACACGCTCTCAAATTACCTCAAGAACAAGCACACAATAATTAATGCATTTGAGAATGACAAGTTCAAGACGTCTCGGAAGCGAATGCGCACTGGCGCTTACCCAGAGTTGGAGAAGGCTCTGCTGGTTTGGATTAGGGAGGCCCGGAGCAACAAACTTCCTCTCAGCGGAGACATCGTTGCGATGAAAGCCCGAACGCTTGCAACAATGTTGGGGATCGATGACTTCGTTTCGTCAGATGGATTACTGACGTGCTTTAAAGATCACCATGGCCTGGTCTTTAAGAGCGTGTGTGGTGAAAAAGCGTCCGTTAACCAGGAAACATGCGCCACGTGGAAGGACGGAAAGCTGCGTGAATATCTCGGCGAATACAGACCGGAAGACATCTTCAATGCAGATGAAACTGCACTCTTCTATCGGCTTCTACCAGAGAATACCCTGACATTCAAGGACGACGACTGTACTGGGGGCAAACGCAGCAAGGAGAGGGTGTCAGTGCTGATCGCAGCAAACATGACTGGCACGGAACGATGTCGCTTACTTGTGATCGGGAAAGCCGCCAAGCCGAAGTGTTTTAAAGGCATAAAGACGCTGCCTGTGGACTATGAGtcgaacaagaaagcgtggatgacGGCCGAAATCTTCAAGAGCTGGATAACGAAATTGGACCGCAAGTTTGCTTCTTCGAACTGCAAGGTGTTGCTCCTTGTGGATCACTGCAGTGCTCACGATCCAacgcacattttggaatctatgtga